The Aggregicoccus sp. 17bor-14 genome window below encodes:
- a CDS encoding caspase family protein — MIAPAVVLLAAALAAAPAAPPREVRRVALLVGTNDGGPERVRLRYAASDAEALGRVLDELGGVAPQDEVLLLEVNRKGFYEGLEKLRTLLGEAKLSGRRTEALVYYSGHSDEEGLLLRGDRVSYGELRQALAELPADVRIAILDSCASGTLARRKGGVKRPAFLVDASSTVQGQAILTSSSADEVSQESDRVGGSFFTHNLVSGLRGAADVTGDGRVTLHEAYQFAFHETLARTEKTQAGAQHPAYDMELAGAGDLVMTDVRSTSAGLVLSDSLEGRLFIRDAEGRLAVELNKLPGRPMELGLAPGAYTVARELGGRSSRAALQLREGGRTALRTEDFGAVTGELTVSRGDVPKEVTADVPGEAPRHRAQAFNIGFVPGLQTNSLFEGPVDNRVSLSLGVATNARLDGLALALGANWTAADAHGVQASIGGNHTGTDLNGAQFSVGFNHVGGDVHGVQGTVGVNHAGGNVGLGQVAVGGNSAGGGLEGFQLSVGYNAVAGSTLGLQTAVGGNVTRGSLRGVQLGVGANVVGTAVEGLQLGVGANVAGSDLQGVQVAAGANVVGRRLDGLQLSSGFNRAADLHGVQVGLINVGGDVSGSQVGLINVATRASGLQLGLVNVAGTMKGAPVGILNFMGNGQLHGELYGSDITQLNLDVKLGSEHVYTVFTGGLGEKRGGQDEFASLGIGLGVHLVATERLFVDVDALASSIYVDRKWDSHWLLAQLRVKAGYQIARRFAVIGGPTLNVQTAFDDHEPLPFGKLVITEGHQVRITPGLQLGVRI; from the coding sequence ATGATCGCCCCCGCTGTCGTCCTCCTCGCTGCGGCGCTCGCCGCCGCGCCCGCTGCCCCTCCGCGCGAGGTGCGCCGCGTGGCGCTGCTCGTGGGCACCAACGACGGCGGCCCCGAGCGGGTGCGACTGCGCTACGCGGCCTCGGACGCCGAGGCCCTGGGCCGCGTGCTCGACGAGCTGGGCGGCGTCGCACCGCAGGACGAGGTGCTCCTGCTCGAGGTGAACCGCAAGGGCTTCTACGAGGGCCTCGAGAAGCTGCGCACCCTCCTGGGCGAGGCGAAGCTCTCCGGCCGGCGCACCGAGGCGCTCGTCTACTACTCGGGTCACTCGGACGAGGAGGGGCTGCTCCTGCGCGGAGACCGCGTGAGCTACGGCGAGCTGCGCCAGGCGCTCGCGGAGCTGCCGGCGGACGTGCGCATCGCCATCCTCGACTCCTGCGCGAGCGGCACGCTGGCGCGGCGCAAGGGCGGTGTGAAGCGGCCCGCCTTCCTCGTGGACGCCTCCAGCACCGTGCAGGGCCAGGCCATCCTCACCTCCAGCAGCGCGGACGAGGTGAGCCAGGAGTCCGACCGCGTGGGCGGCTCCTTCTTCACCCACAACCTCGTCTCGGGCCTGCGCGGCGCGGCGGACGTGACGGGGGACGGCCGGGTGACGCTGCACGAGGCCTACCAGTTCGCCTTCCACGAGACGCTCGCGCGCACCGAGAAGACGCAGGCCGGCGCGCAGCACCCCGCCTACGACATGGAGCTCGCGGGCGCGGGAGATCTCGTCATGACGGACGTGCGCTCCACCTCCGCGGGCCTGGTGCTCTCGGACTCGCTCGAGGGGCGCCTCTTCATCCGCGACGCGGAGGGCCGGCTCGCGGTGGAGCTGAACAAGCTCCCCGGGCGCCCCATGGAGCTGGGGCTCGCGCCGGGCGCCTACACGGTGGCGCGCGAGCTGGGCGGGCGCTCCTCGCGCGCGGCGCTGCAGCTGCGCGAGGGCGGGCGCACGGCATTGCGCACCGAGGACTTCGGCGCGGTGACGGGTGAGCTCACCGTGTCGCGCGGGGACGTGCCGAAGGAGGTGACGGCGGACGTGCCCGGTGAGGCGCCGCGGCACCGGGCGCAGGCCTTCAACATCGGCTTCGTGCCGGGCCTGCAGACCAACTCGCTCTTCGAGGGGCCGGTGGACAACCGCGTCTCGCTCTCGCTCGGCGTGGCGACCAACGCGCGCCTGGACGGGCTGGCGCTCGCGCTGGGCGCGAACTGGACGGCGGCGGACGCGCACGGCGTGCAGGCCAGCATCGGCGGCAACCACACCGGCACGGACCTCAACGGCGCGCAGTTCTCGGTGGGCTTCAACCACGTGGGCGGGGACGTGCACGGCGTGCAGGGCACCGTGGGGGTGAACCACGCGGGCGGCAACGTGGGCCTCGGGCAGGTGGCGGTGGGAGGCAACAGCGCGGGCGGCGGGCTCGAGGGCTTCCAGCTCTCCGTCGGCTACAACGCGGTGGCCGGCAGCACGCTGGGCCTGCAGACCGCGGTGGGCGGCAACGTGACGCGCGGCTCGCTGCGGGGCGTGCAGCTGGGCGTGGGTGCGAACGTGGTGGGCACCGCGGTGGAGGGGCTGCAGCTCGGCGTCGGCGCGAACGTGGCCGGAAGCGACCTGCAGGGCGTACAGGTGGCCGCGGGGGCGAACGTGGTGGGGCGCCGGCTGGACGGGCTGCAGCTGTCCTCGGGGTTCAACCGCGCGGCGGACCTGCACGGCGTGCAGGTGGGCCTCATCAACGTGGGCGGGGACGTCTCGGGCAGCCAGGTGGGCCTCATCAACGTGGCCACCCGCGCGAGCGGGCTGCAGCTGGGGCTCGTGAACGTGGCCGGGACGATGAAGGGCGCGCCCGTCGGCATCCTCAACTTCATGGGCAACGGGCAGCTGCACGGCGAGCTGTACGGCAGCGACATCACGCAGCTCAACCTGGACGTGAAGCTGGGCAGCGAGCACGTCTACACGGTGTTCACCGGGGGGCTGGGGGAGAAGCGCGGCGGGCAGGATGAGTTTGCCTCGCTGGGCATCGGCCTCGGCGTGCACCTGGTGGCCACCGAGCGGCTCTTCGTGGACGTGGACGCGCTGGCCTCGTCCATCTACGTGGACCGCAAGTGGGACTCGCACTGGCTGCTCGCGCAGCTGCGGGTGAAGGCCGGCTACCAGATCGCGCGCCGCTTCGCCGTCATCGGCGGGCCCACGCTCAACGTGCAGACGGCGTTCGACGACCACGAGCCGCTCCCCTTCGGCAAGCTCGTCATCACCGAGGGGCACCAGGTGCGCATCACCCCCGGCCTGCAGCTGGGCGTGCGCATCTAG